One Deinococcus koreensis genomic region harbors:
- a CDS encoding type IV toxin-antitoxin system AbiEi family antitoxin domain-containing protein has protein sequence MNITTTGALEVLDLFTQGGGVLTARDAARAGVRSVTLTRLLRQGLIERAQRGVYRLVDVGDLPVADGAAEDLLEVQLRAPYARPCLVSALHLHGLTTTRPTVLQFAVPSRHRPPAVDTPAIEIFYFGPRAYGEGLVTVHVRGRILTTYSVEKTLTDLLRYAPKFGRDLYLEGLKKYLKRPEAQVQALIELGRAQGVWTLLSHDLEVLLHDQDH, from the coding sequence ATGAACATCACGACCACAGGCGCCCTGGAGGTGCTCGACCTGTTCACGCAGGGGGGTGGGGTGCTCACGGCCCGGGACGCCGCGCGGGCGGGGGTGCGCAGCGTGACCCTGACCCGGCTGCTGCGCCAGGGGCTGATCGAGCGCGCCCAGCGGGGGGTGTACCGCCTGGTGGATGTGGGGGACTTGCCGGTGGCAGACGGGGCCGCCGAGGATCTGTTGGAAGTCCAATTGCGCGCGCCGTACGCCCGGCCCTGCCTCGTGAGCGCCCTGCACCTGCACGGCCTGACCACGACCCGGCCCACGGTGCTCCAGTTCGCTGTGCCTTCCCGACACCGGCCCCCCGCGGTGGACACGCCGGCCATTGAGATCTTTTACTTCGGCCCCCGGGCCTACGGTGAGGGCCTCGTCACCGTCCACGTTCGTGGGCGGATTCTGACTACCTACAGCGTGGAAAAAACGCTGACCGACCTGCTGCGCTACGCCCCGAAGTTCGGGCGAGATCTGTACCTCGAGGGCTTGAAGAAGTACCTGAAACGCCCTGAGGCGCAGGTGCAGGCCCTGATCGAACTGGGCCGGGCCCAGGGCGTTTGGACGCTCCTCTCGCATGACCTGGAGGTGCTCTTACATGACCAAGATCACTGA
- a CDS encoding tyrosine-type recombinase/integrase → MTLELYRHDHLALSRSWVSLSPEERRRRAVAAVAGQDMGTLLDLLDAHHVRTHGHVSGETLRKYRLGARIWLTYASTQAVNVLHPEPEDTDLWVRSMEAAGKAPASVGVLLAGARALYEALRWAKATKDTPFTDVRPKKDRRRPWDKRQPYPDADVQRLLDVAPVEMRVLLRLGGIAGLRASEITGLKWESVDLDGGALTVVNGKGGKTRRVLLSTSLIEDLRQLGVKDGSLLVIGRTPEAARARLRTLCTQNNVPYLGLHALRHTAGTRLVRAGFQLQDVAEHLGHSDVQTARTYGKWADDRLKEHLRGL, encoded by the coding sequence GTGACCCTGGAACTCTACCGGCATGACCACCTCGCGCTGTCCCGCAGCTGGGTCAGCCTCTCACCAGAGGAACGCCGGCGGCGGGCTGTTGCCGCAGTCGCTGGGCAAGATATGGGAACCCTCCTTGACCTGCTAGACGCGCACCACGTCCGCACACACGGGCACGTCAGCGGTGAGACCCTGCGTAAGTACCGACTGGGGGCGCGCATCTGGTTGACGTACGCCTCCACGCAGGCCGTGAACGTGCTGCATCCGGAGCCGGAGGACACCGACCTGTGGGTGCGATCGATGGAGGCGGCGGGCAAGGCCCCGGCCAGCGTGGGTGTCCTGCTCGCCGGAGCACGGGCGCTCTACGAGGCGCTACGCTGGGCCAAGGCTACGAAAGACACGCCGTTTACGGATGTCAGACCAAAGAAGGATCGACGGCGGCCCTGGGACAAGCGCCAACCCTACCCGGATGCAGACGTGCAAAGACTCCTAGACGTAGCCCCGGTGGAAATGCGGGTGCTGCTGAGGCTGGGAGGTATCGCGGGCTTGCGAGCGTCTGAGATCACCGGCCTGAAATGGGAGAGCGTGGATCTCGATGGCGGGGCACTTACCGTCGTGAACGGAAAGGGGGGCAAGACCCGCCGGGTGCTGCTATCTACATCATTGATCGAGGATTTGCGTCAGCTAGGAGTGAAAGACGGCAGCCTCCTCGTGATCGGCCGCACGCCGGAAGCGGCCCGGGCTCGACTACGAACGCTCTGTACCCAAAATAACGTGCCGTACTTGGGGCTGCACGCACTTCGGCATACGGCGGGCACGCGCCTCGTACGGGCCGGCTTTCAGCTCCAAGACGTCGCCGAGCACCTGGGGCATAGCGACGTGCAAACGGCAAGGACGTATGGCAAGTGGGCAGACGACCGGCTTAAAGAGCACCTGCGTGGCCTCTGA